The DNA window ggagtgtgtatgttcttcccatgtcttcgtgggttttccccaggggctccggtttcctcccaccgttcaaaatgtaccaagggttgaaggttaattgggcagcatgggccaaaGTAACCTGTtaccattaaaaattaaaattaaaaaataaacaaattaaatgcAAAGACAGGAGTCCCTACAATCCTGCTGGGAACTCTGCCTCACAGGAGCAAGTTTACAAATTGACCTATGAGACCACAAGCTCAATTAATAGTTCGTAGTTTTACAGCACCACCTCCATGAATTTAAGAATGAACTTGCGTGGACACAAAGTGACACATtccatatagaaccatagaactctacagcacagaaataagccctTCTTGTCTGCCTAGTATTGTCTcgtcccaccccccaccacaccatgctactcccatctgtgtacctgtccaaatgttaacattgagccaggattcaccacttcagctggcagctcattaaacactcccaccattctcgaCATTAAGTTGTTcaccttctggtttgtatctcacctaccctcagaaaAAGCCGACctgtatttactctgtctgtccccctcataattttaaatacctctgtcaaatctcccctcattcttctacgctccagggaataaagtcctaaccagtttaacctttccctataaactCAGTCTGAAATATGGGTTTGCTTATGCTATTTTAAGATTGGCTGTTGAACTCGTAGTTAAGATAAATCTTGTTTGTGTTGTTCATGTTTAATAGTGTGGAACGAttacagtgtttctcaacctttttctttccatccacatcccactttaagcaccgatggtgtagggatgtgagtgggaagaaaaaggttgagaaacactgaagTAGAATCTTAGTCTCGAGAAAGCgccagataaaatgcaaaggttaataATTTTACTGGAAAGTCCTTTGGAGAGAATGGTGCATTTCCTCAAACGGTGCCAAGTCCGCTGAAACGTCCGGTTCCAACTGAAAACTAACGTTTGCTGTTTGATATTGACCGGgttctgtgtgagtgagtgagcgaGAGCGAGAGTTGGAGCCTCTCTTGGCTCGGAGGACCAGGTTTGACGGTCTTTGTCACCAAGTTCCCCTTGACTGGGAGGACTTGCGTAGAACCTCTTTGTGACGGAGCCGTGAGGGACGGAGCTGATCTGTGCTGGATAGGTAAACCCATCCCTGGTTTGTGAGCTCTAATGTTCGTGAGCGTTAACCTTCTGGGTTGGGTGATGCTGTGAAACTGCGTGTTCCTTGCACGGACAGAGTCCGGGCTTGTTCACgggctgggaggcgctttacttGGGAACAGGAAGCCGAGGCCTAAAGGCGCCATTACAGCCTGAAATGCAGGGAGCGCGTTGGTGAGGTTCCTGCTGCTTCTAACAGCTGCAATCTGGAGGGATTCAGTCCTGATTGGCAAATCACAcgattagattttaaaaaagataaaagatgatGAAAAACACGATCGAATAAAGCTCGTTTCGAGGCAAGCAGGATAAAATCTTCCGATTgcgagggggaggggcagagaaAATGAATTGACTCTTTTTGCACACAATTGCTCGTAATTTTTGCAAAAGTGTTTTGGATCTGTTTAATCTTGGAGAAGTCTAGAATTGAAGTTCTTTGCTTCAGTTGGAGTGTATGTGCCTCTGGATGTTCTCGTATATATTTAAAAGTAGTAAGTAGTGTTTTAAGTGTGTTCTAACTTGTTTTGATTGGCTTTGGTTACTCCAACGGTTTACACTTTTGAGTGCAGATTTGATGTGTTCACGTGTATTGAGTTGATTCCTCGGAAAGAAAGTGGAGGCCGAGTGCATTGTGTTGTGGAAATGTTGATAGTAATGGAAAAAATACGAGCCGTGAACTGTTAAATTGCTCAAACTCTTACGTCAAATACAGAAGTTGTCACATTGTATTGTTGGTAAATTATGACTATTGTATTGTTGGTAAATTATGACTTGAATAAAACACCCTGCCCCATAAAAGAAAATAGTATACAGAATTAAATGAATAGAGGACAAAGTGTgcaagcatggaaacaagcctggCTTTGATTGTCTATACTCTACTCAGAACTACCTGAAGTAACTTGCTTGAGCTAGTCTTAATAATCTAATAcaacaagggaaaaaaaatcagtagtcTGGAACGTCTATGGCTCTTGTTCATGTCAACTGATGAATTCTAATTGTTCCAATTCCATGCATTTCCAATTAATACTGGGCAACTCAGTAGTGAGCTGTTGATGTGGAGAGTTTTCGTGCTTATGAAATCTTTCCTCTGAAAGTGAAATGAGTACTGCATTAGCTAGATGTATCAGGTATACTACTGTTTTAAGTTTTTGAAAGGAAAACAAGTTTGGGGTGGGATTGTTGGTGTCACTTCCAAGAAATTGGGGTCTGTGAAGGGGTGGTCCATAGCCCTCAAATTTTCCTCATCAAGTTATCTGTTCCTTCAGCTAAAGTTGATAGATAATGTGGGGATGCCATTATGAGTTAGAGTGGCATTGTTTGAGGATCAtcattctgctttttttttgcatacacCTTGGTCTTTTATCTCTTGTACACATTTCAAAGAAAAGTTCTTATGGCACAACAGGATGTGATCCATTGGCCTGGCCCACATAACCAGTTGGAAAACTTCATTAACCTAAATACACAGCGCTTTTTTTTTTGCGTACCCTTCACTGTGGATCTGACATTCATTCATGCCTTTTTTCTTGTGCAAGCAAAGATATTGCACAAATTTCTTTGCGAACTGCCACTTAATTTAGTTACTGGCGGCCACTAATATCAATGTTTTATGGAATGCGCAGCAGTTACTTTATAAATGATCGCTCATTCTCTGTAAagacctgcttttttttttcttttgcagttGCTTGCGTAGCGCCTTGGCTAAACAGCGCAGAAATAATCTATAAAAATGCCAGATAACGGCACCGAGGAGGCTGGCCCCAGTACAGATGATATTTGCCGTGACTTCCTGCGCAACGTCTGCAACCGCGGTAAGCGCTGCAAGTTCCGTCACCCAGACGCTAATGAGATGTCCACCCTTGGCCTTTTATCTTCCGATCTACCTGTTAATAAAGGTGAGATTCCGATCTGCCACGACTATCAGAAGGGTGACTGTCAAAGAGGGCCCAAATGTAAATTCCTGCACGTAAAGCGCGACGAGTATGGTTATGAAAACCAAGGTATGGCGCACAGCCAAGTGTTTTCTCCCTTGGCACGCAGATATGATCGCTATGATGACCTCTACTCAAGAGGTTATGATGCTGACCCCTATGATGGCTACGATGCCCACATGAAGAGGAGAAGGCTGGAGGGCATGGGGTTCGAAGTGTACGACTACGGCATGCAGAATCCAGGTGCAGCTGACTACCGGTTTCTGAAGGAAGAGAATCTCATGCTCCAAAAGCGCGTTGAGGATCTCCAAAAGCAGGTGTCAAACCTGATGGCCACCAATGATCTCCTTCTGGAGCAGAATGCAAATCTCCGCAACCAGGTGAAGATGGGAATGATGACTCCCATGACCCCCATGACCTCTATGACAGCTATGACCCCCACACCCACTGCAACAGCTGGGCGATTCACCACCCAGTGACATGGAGTTCACCACCTGAGAGAGGTGTGACTCAACTTCCtttaaatatttgttttgtcACTTCACTATACTAATAAAATAAACCTATGTCTTTGTCAGATCTAAGAAGGTTGTGCTGGGATTCTGCTTTACAGAGTCAAATTTTCAAATTGACCTATGAGACCACAAGCTCAATTGATAGTTGGCAGTTTTACAGTACCGCTTCCATGAGTTTATAAATAGTGGTGAgaggggaagaatggggatgGATAGAGGAAAATGGTTACCTTGCTGTGCCACTTCTAACATAGGTGGTGAAATAAGAGGATAGTATCAAAAAGtccaatattttttattgattatATCTACATTCAGTGTAATGAATACATTGAATAATATAACCTTCATTTTCCAccttctccctccaccaccctcctgacatttaaaacaaaagtttttgggagaattgtgaaaatatttatcatAAATGCAAGAAGACATTGTTCTAATCCAGTAAACTATTTTCTAAGTGACATAATGTGGAAAATTCACTGTCCATTCACTTGGTTATGGCCATTTGTGCACAAATTTGAGAGTATCAGGTTATCTCTCATTGTTTTGCGCATTTTGCTTCTCTGGAAACCTACTTGTGTTGCAAGATTTAGGCACATGCTACATATGGCTTTGGCAAAGCATTGTGGCAGAAATAGATGTGAATGAAGTGGCAAAATTAGCCACCTGTACTGCAAAGCTTTCCAATGTGTGTTTGTATTGAGATGCCTTGGTATGTATTGCAAGATATAATAGTCGGGTACTGAAGGCTGTATAATTCTGGAATCAATGTTATTGTCATATTTTATTTCCCATCTAAATCTGGAATACAGCCTTTAATATACCTATACCATTCAATGTGTAGCTGCCTCCTATGTGTTTGTTCTCTGTGACCGACTTTGTGAAAACTAAGTCAATCATTTACCAGCCAGCTGACTTAATTTGGCTAAAGCCACGGGAAATGAGGCATTTTTAATGCTGTGTAAAGTGGGTATTGTTGGTTTGGTGGTCCTTTGGAAATCTGTATTGAATGGGTTTTTTACGTTGGGAACCCAGGACCACTGCATGGCATGTCATCGTTTTCCCTGCTACTTTTCTTGCATTGCTCTTTACTTTAAAACTCAAATTTTTAAAGTTGGAAGTGTAGCTATTAGTTCCTATGTTTTCATTGGACTCCATCAGAGAATCCTACCTGCTTTTAGTAATTCTCCAACtatgtggaatttttaaaaactcctctgcttttgggagggggggggtgtcacaTTTTGGTTACAAACTTCTGAAATCCCTGATTCTGCACTAGCTGTTGATTGCAGAAAATAAAGCCTGTATAATACGAAGAAGCACCTAAATATGTTCGGCTGGGATTGGTGGACAGACaagccttcccccacccctccggtAGTACAATTGCCTTTGTccacatttccctcccttatctgGCTTCTTAAGATGAGGGAATATAGTACAGAATGGTGAAATGCAATTTGGTATACGGTGCGTTTTTGATTATCCGAAACCTTTTGGACCAGATAtgtttcagataactgagaaagggctttaagcagcccagtagcatcagcagaatacttgtatcggctgttgctgatccccaacacctccccacagcCGTTGCCGATCCTGCCTGGGGACCCTGTTgctgctgaaaaatcagtgtttcctcccccccccaacaattagatttgttctgacactGAATCTGATAAggataaagaaaaaatggaaagagagaggggaaggagttatctgaaatgaggacaatctccTTATGCGCTGCCTGACTCTCTACTTCTTCCAATTGCTCACTAATGTTACCAAACTGGAGCTAACAGCTCAACAGCCCCACATGAGCACGTCGGGTGAATTTTTTtgaacttgtgacatcatgttgctagcgaaaaatattttggatgactGAGATTTTCGGTTAGGTGGTTTTCGGATAATGGGAAATGTACTGCATCACCATTAGTTGGATGGCTAATTAATATTGCAGTTACCATGCATTTTTGGAATTCCATTTTTATAATCCAAGAATACAATTCATCAATATTAATAATACAATTAGTAAATGGTGCGTCATAGTTTGGTGTACTGTGGAATCCTGTTTGTAGTCAGTGGAAGACCAATCAACTTGCCATCAGGCCTGCACAAAAGACCATTAAAGTTGGAAATGATTTGTTGTAACAGTAATTTTGACGAAGGTCTTCTTATTGTTTAAATCTGAATTAAATTTGATTTTGCTGCCTCTTTCACTTCCTAAAATCAGTGCTTGAGTATTACTATTGCCATTTTGTTTTAGATTCTTACACTGAAATGTTCCTAGAATCTGGTATCTGCAAAGTTTCTTGTTGTAGGCATTATAGTCATACCTGGCATAAATAGTTCAGGATTTGGCATTCACCTATCCTTTGTTCTGGTACTTGAATGTACTGCatgagttttgtttttttttcccccccccccaaattaaaGCTTGGTATCAGCATTTTAACAGGTAACATTTTCTTCTCCACCCTGCACATCTAAAAAAATTTTAGCCATCACCCAAGCTGCAGTTCGTTGCTTGCAGTTACTAATTTATGGATGGTCATCAATTATTGTGACCCCTTTGAAGCAAATGGACCAGAATGTCACAAACTGCGCCTTTACCTGGTTAAAATGTCCAGGCTAGAATGGGTACATCCAAATGGGTATACCGCTGAAAGATTTGGAAGAGACAAAACAATCAGGTTTCTTGAAGTAGTACCATAGTGAGATTGTTTCTTCACAACTCAATACAGACTTGATCATAATGGGCCACAGTTTTTAATGTACAAGGGAATTGTGATAGGTTCAGTCTGTGCATCTGAAAAATGTTGATATTGCAGGAAAATAAGATTATTGTGCAGTATTGCAATAGTTAATGTTCTCCATTCTATCTGCTATTAATTTGAACTGCATTTTTTCTTTCAATTTGAATTCAGATTTTCACTACTGGTCTTGCTAaattagtttaattttttaatttcagaatgattttttttttggattttattaCTGTACTACCAAAACATTTTTTACATCAGATTTTGCAGTAAAGTGATTATTAAAATGGAATAATGAACACTTAAATTGCTAGTTGGGCATACCAATTAAAATGGGAAACCAACTATAGTTTCATCTTATGGGCTGTAAAGGTTTAATGGTACAGTACATGTATAATGTGTATATATTGATTGCTACATGGTTCTTTGCTATGGTTAATGCTTTTCTATGCGAATACATGTCATGTTTTATTCCCATCGTTAATCGTTCCACTGATGCAGACCTCCGGACAACAGAACCGCTACAGACCTAAACAAAGTGTACTTTGTTCAATTGTAGACctcttaaaacaaaataaatgtgtTCACCTTCATTTCTATGAAAGTTTGTTGAGTGTTTAACAATAAAGCAAATTTTCATTTGTGTATTGTTTTGTATTCCTTGTGTTTATAGTGCAAACTTCAGTAGATTGTCTTTTTTGGGACCAGATGATACAGTGAGTTAAAACAATTCACATCTGACAAATTATAAATTTAGCTCTGTCCAGGTTGAATACAGTTTGAACATGGGGAGGTGACCCCTCCTTTTGATCAAACTGTCATTTTGTACTTTTTCAGATGCTTAATCATATGGTGGAAATTAATTTTGGCTGTggcagttaatttttttaaaaacacactggCACCTTCGCTGTTACTGCAACTTGCCAGCACTGGATGTTTCTTTTGTACGTGATTATTTTTAATGTTGAAGTGATTTAATGTgatttagaaaaaaatgaaacTGATGTTCAGGAAGGGCTTATCCTTGGAATAAGCATGGAATAGAAGCAGGTGAGTTGATATTGGCCTAATTTTTAAACTGCAAGTGTCTCAAGTCCTATTTATTGAATGCTGATTTCGCTAGTTGATATGTAAAAATGGGAAGTGCAGTCTcattatttatattaaaaaataatgttcTGTTATTTGCTGCAAATATCTTTCAACAAAGTTCTTATCACAATTCCCATTGGATGTCCAGGATAAAGTGTGGAAATCTTGACCAATCGTAAGCTAGAATCCTTTGACAAATTTGGGGGCCATTTTTAGTACAGCTAAGATTGGCAAACTTGGAAGAagctaagccagtggttctcaaccttttttgcctgAGGCccaactttaattaaaaaaaaatcgtaTGTCTTACCATTAGctgaaaaaagttatatatttcaAAAGAGGTTTTAATTAAATCACTTACTTCGTGTATTTCAGTGCAATTAAGgtcgggaatacactggaacatgcatttcatattcaactactacttcaatatgtcaaccatctcaaatatGTATTGTCGTCACTTTAGTGGGACCCTTGCCCCTGACACCGGCTGCAGATTTTTGATTCGAggaactaattttgttagtttcaatctccatgttttgtaatttccagtcggcTTTTCTGTGCTTGTAGtaaatcactaacagcactgaagccacgttctactaaataagacgatggaaaatgtaccaatagttcccttgctaaagtagtcaagTTTGGGTCTTTTCAATCTCGTTAGACAGCCTCTTTGaacagttttcacagattcatcatgttgcaactctgataactcctcttggtattgcattgGAACTTTAGATAAGTCCACcaacaatggctgagttaaccaagagggaaaattcaTTGCCtttaaaatcacaaaatctaACATTGAAGTCTGTaaccaacattttaaaatggtcaacaatggcgtttgtagcagcattagttaacTCATTTATTCAACCAATAAAATTGAccgaaatttcttgcagaaatattcctttggcataattctagaagtatcatgatccaaatatctttgtttttgcatcaacaagcatcatatttgctactggaggtgcttgttcaatgtacttggtttctcaaaaatgtcttgTCAAGTAACTcgtaagctttgccatctgttgttagcaagagcttaatttctggtttgtccttcaaaaactcactgaggagatcaaatagttccataaaccttttgaagccgTTTCCCTTTGACagccaccttacttcagtgtgaagcagttatcccacatgttctgcatttttatcgacataaaactgcttaaacagacgttcacatttggcattaactttgatggcattgataccaCTTGATCACAGTATCACGTGTAGAACGGGAAACTTccttggcaactaagttttcttggtggataacacaatgtacaaccaacatgtttggattttcatccattaattttaaacatcctggttttttttccccatagcaGGTCCACCATCTGtagcacaagatacaatgtttctttttggtatttcattttcatccaaataatttttgagcttgctttAGATATAAACGGTAGTATTGGTtgtttctaatgattcacaaaacatctcttcttgaaacttcCTGATTATTGTATCGCACGTATGCCAATAACAGAACCTTGCTGTCctatccagttgtattgagaacgttcgtgatttcaacttctcaataagctgtttttcaacatcttgaccacgtcatctattctgttggagacagtactattactcaatggcacTGCTCGGACATCTTTGTCGTCCTTTTGCAGAATTTTTTTGAGAAACAATTgtgggtttaatcagttcctcccccaATTGTatgatttgctatcagcagagaaattacATAGTTTGCTTCAAGGGTatgattcagggctgtagtttgcgcagcaaataatgaagtgatttttttttaatatctattttaaaacttctctttcagtgattttaaaatattccagtttcgaattgacatggttaggatgtcTTACCCTTAAATGAGCTTCAAGatggcctgctttcattgattcgtTTTTCAAAGTCTGTTTGCATAATAGGTAAAAAGGTTCATCGTGTACAGCagatataaacccaaacttcaagaactccactgaatattgacgaaccttttaaacttagaaacatagaaacttcttgcagagtgcatcaaaactgctATGGCCTCGTGTgggtccctattttttttaaaattttgatgtCCCCCTCAGGCTGGCACCTGGGGCGGACCCCCTCCCTGCAAACCCCCCCACTATCAATATGCTAGTGCACAAAGATGCATACAAATACAGgtctcactactgaactgaaaacgtAAAGGGGTCTGgacggagacatgattgttgagataatttgaagtcctcgtcgccaatgagataatctggaatggatgataataagactggtgagaaaaaaaattatgttaaccaaggataccaacagttaaaataagagaaacaggaagagcaaaaacatgttatgaaaataaaaacaaatgattTGACTTCTAAGTTACCACGATTGTGTCGGACTGACAGCGTTGCCAAGttgcatctttcacaccaacataacgagttgattttttcaaaccaactttttaattatttcccaaaatattcctatgcccACTAAAATATTCCGATGCCTCATCTTTAGAATCTGAGCTAAGCACAAGATGGATTGGAAATGAACTTGATTACATTGTTTTCCAGCAAAATTGACAAAGATACAATCTGGAAATTTGAGTTTTAAGGAATATGTTGAGAAATTGGCATGGTAGGTTTGTCAAAAGTCAGTTTGTCTTATTACCAAATTTATCTTAAGGATGTTGCTTGAAGTAAACATTTGAGATGATAGAAATCGTATAGCAGGATTAATGATGAGTAACTGGTGAAGTAGGTTAGACAAACCTTTTCTTTGGACTTTGACTCAAGTTCATCTTTACTTGATGTTACCGAAGTCTCTTGAAATTGGTGTGAGGTATGTTGTGAATTTTATTTTTGGGCTGTTGCAGGTAAAGCGCATGTTTATGGCCTTTCCTTTAATG is part of the Narcine bancroftii isolate sNarBan1 chromosome 12, sNarBan1.hap1, whole genome shotgun sequence genome and encodes:
- the LOC138746982 gene encoding zinc finger CCCH domain-containing protein 10-like, which codes for MPDNGTEEAGPSTDDICRDFLRNVCNRGKRCKFRHPDANEMSTLGLLSSDLPVNKGEIPICHDYQKGDCQRGPKCKFLHVKRDEYGYENQGMAHSQVFSPLARRYDRYDDLYSRGYDADPYDGYDAHMKRRRLEGMGFEVYDYGMQNPGAADYRFLKEENLMLQKRVEDLQKQVSNLMATNDLLLEQNANLRNQVKMGMMTPMTPMTSMTAMTPTPTATAGRFTTQ